The Gammaproteobacteria bacterium genome has a segment encoding these proteins:
- a CDS encoding YheC/YheD family protein has product MRQYVHGRGEPPTYPDNNASHQSLMRYVGLLCNCSMTRDPMEKLSPSLVNRAFLIDRLLRPDDIGVFLYSPLEVSSPLEVPGYTISGNTLQATRLPMPRVNANWTYGTRRMLKRGIGYNHFKRLLQAHDLRAYVPYAFAERVSNKRKAYDLVRTFDPALHPHTEDYSGAPLQVEAFLGRSSCVFIKPRSGNRGNGIFVLRPGPGGLHLTFYDYGGQRRFGPLTPESMLAVVQAAAGGTSYVIQEGVESLQAEGCVFDVRVVMVNDGSRWHEIVETRLAPPGSDLSNVFQGGSIEVTEAVLSRALGEAAAQQVLRSIAAKAHELARHLETDFPGELMEVGFDVVVDRHCGLHVVEINSKPGVAGFGSETRFFEWTPADEVHYRRWVQPHVTHLAAFLRAKLDEGAALSETRPGAQARSRASPGPSDRFPEP; this is encoded by the coding sequence ATGCGGCAGTATGTTCACGGCCGGGGCGAGCCGCCGACATATCCTGACAACAACGCCTCGCACCAGTCGCTCATGCGCTACGTCGGATTGCTCTGCAACTGTTCGATGACCCGCGACCCGATGGAGAAGCTGAGTCCGTCGCTGGTGAATCGCGCCTTCCTGATCGACCGCCTGCTGCGGCCGGACGACATCGGTGTATTCCTCTACTCGCCGCTCGAGGTCAGTTCCCCGCTCGAGGTGCCCGGATACACGATCAGCGGGAACACGCTGCAGGCGACCCGGCTGCCGATGCCGCGGGTGAATGCGAACTGGACCTACGGCACCCGCCGGATGCTCAAGCGCGGCATCGGCTACAACCACTTCAAGCGCCTGCTGCAGGCGCATGACCTGCGTGCCTATGTGCCGTATGCGTTCGCGGAACGCGTCTCGAACAAGCGCAAGGCCTACGACCTGGTGCGCACCTTCGACCCGGCGCTGCATCCGCATACGGAGGACTACTCGGGCGCACCGCTCCAGGTCGAGGCGTTCCTGGGCCGATCGAGCTGCGTCTTCATCAAGCCGCGATCGGGCAACCGGGGCAATGGCATCTTCGTGCTGCGGCCGGGGCCCGGCGGGCTGCACCTCACCTTCTACGACTACGGCGGGCAGCGGCGCTTCGGGCCGCTGACGCCCGAGTCCATGCTGGCGGTCGTGCAGGCCGCAGCGGGCGGCACGTCCTACGTGATCCAGGAGGGAGTCGAGTCGCTGCAGGCCGAAGGTTGCGTGTTCGACGTGCGGGTCGTGATGGTCAACGACGGCAGTCGCTGGCACGAGATCGTCGAGACACGGCTCGCGCCGCCGGGCAGCGACCTGTCGAACGTCTTCCAGGGCGGTTCCATCGAGGTCACGGAAGCCGTCCTGTCACGTGCGCTCGGCGAGGCCGCCGCGCAGCAGGTGCTGCGTTCCATTGCGGCGAAGGCCCATGAACTCGCCCGGCACCTGGAGACGGACTTTCCCGGTGAGTTGATGGAGGTCGGGTTCGATGTCGTCGTCGACCGGCACTGCGGCCTGCATGTGGTCGAGATCAACTCCAAGCCCGGCGTCGCGGGTTTCGGCTCGGAGACGCGGTTCTTCGAGTGGACTCCGGCCGACGAGGTGCACTACCGGCGCTGGGTGCAGCCGCACGTGACGCACCTCGCCGCGTTCCTGCGCGCGAAGCTCGACGAGGGCGCGGCGCTCAGCGAAACGCGGCCTGGCGCGCAGGCTCGCTCACGAGCATCGCCCGGCCCGAGTGACCGATTCCCGGAACCGTGA
- a CDS encoding 7TM domain-containing protein: MRREDWLQRLAGWLPSGAAADFDRWRRAGAAATERWRRYLEEIPEPDQTRWPGSWLRPKGNLSRGGLLLLLLIALLPLLSMVVRISAWPGVLGPGTGGTMLSSLAYDLNHWLSLRDISAEDREHVLYVLFVPTAAVLIAFARLTLGIRVIGFRAILIAVGFQHSGIVPSVLLILVMVFVVASIRPVLVRMRLTYFPRIAVIMSVSVLVLVGALMVAPWVRSDALWSMAFFPVIVLGLMAEGIAKTIDRDSTLTAFWRTGMTIVIALGLAGLSLIPVLREFALEFPELVVTQIVLIVLIAEFLDLRLLQDWDAKLSEVAPPRLFPRGPALRIAVVRNRHRNGVIGQLGAPGQGGYRRRTVKHIVACLRQKGHTVNVLEGDMSLLANLRSFMQPNLLNGEPGGIVLNLAHGIQGEVAAAHVPAMLELAGLAYTGATPLGFTSTQDRLLAHALLRQHGLATPEYSLLCAPGSGLRSLQYPVVVRPRTATGRRPRVASNRQQLIEAVAQIAHRDGVASVVEPFVAGREIEVAVLGNQPARCMPLVEVLPGRAGRVCPAVIDAPLAAAVRSAALAAFRACNCRDYAVVQLRLPQAGAPVIVGLETTAVLEPGATFEVAAATAGLAFADLVELIVGIARERYRPEPGAAGTAVGPVRATPGDGSGGELVAG, translated from the coding sequence ATGCGCCGGGAGGACTGGCTGCAGCGGCTGGCCGGATGGTTGCCATCCGGTGCTGCCGCGGACTTCGACCGCTGGCGTCGCGCCGGTGCGGCGGCCACCGAGCGGTGGCGGCGGTACCTGGAGGAGATCCCCGAGCCGGACCAGACGCGATGGCCCGGGTCGTGGCTGCGCCCGAAGGGTAATCTCTCGCGCGGCGGACTGCTGCTCCTGCTGCTGATCGCGCTGCTGCCGCTCCTGAGCATGGTCGTGCGGATCTCGGCGTGGCCGGGTGTCCTCGGGCCGGGCACGGGCGGGACGATGCTGTCCTCGCTCGCCTACGATCTCAACCATTGGCTGTCGCTGCGCGACATCTCCGCCGAAGATCGCGAGCACGTCCTGTACGTGCTGTTCGTGCCGACTGCCGCAGTGCTGATCGCGTTCGCCCGGCTGACGCTCGGCATCCGCGTGATCGGCTTTCGCGCGATCCTCATCGCGGTGGGGTTCCAGCACAGCGGCATCGTGCCGAGCGTGCTCCTGATCCTGGTGATGGTGTTCGTCGTGGCCAGCATTCGCCCGGTCCTGGTGCGCATGCGCCTGACGTACTTCCCGCGCATCGCAGTGATCATGAGCGTCTCGGTGCTGGTCCTCGTCGGCGCGCTGATGGTGGCACCCTGGGTGCGCTCGGACGCACTCTGGAGCATGGCGTTCTTCCCCGTCATCGTGCTCGGCCTGATGGCCGAAGGCATCGCCAAGACGATCGACCGCGACAGCACCCTCACGGCGTTCTGGCGCACGGGAATGACCATCGTCATTGCGCTCGGCCTGGCCGGTCTCAGCCTGATCCCGGTACTGCGCGAGTTTGCGCTCGAGTTTCCGGAACTCGTGGTCACGCAGATCGTGCTGATCGTGCTGATCGCCGAGTTCCTCGATCTGCGCCTGCTGCAGGACTGGGACGCGAAGCTGAGCGAGGTGGCGCCGCCGCGGTTGTTTCCGCGCGGTCCGGCGCTGCGGATCGCGGTCGTCAGGAATCGCCACCGCAATGGCGTCATCGGCCAGCTGGGCGCGCCCGGCCAGGGCGGTTACCGGCGCCGGACCGTGAAGCACATCGTCGCCTGCCTGCGCCAGAAGGGACACACGGTCAATGTGCTCGAGGGCGACATGTCGTTGCTGGCGAACCTGCGCAGCTTCATGCAGCCGAACCTGCTGAACGGCGAGCCCGGGGGGATCGTGCTCAACCTCGCGCACGGCATCCAGGGCGAGGTGGCCGCTGCGCACGTGCCGGCGATGCTGGAGCTGGCCGGCCTCGCTTACACGGGCGCGACGCCGCTCGGTTTCACCAGCACGCAGGATCGCCTGCTCGCCCACGCGCTGCTGCGCCAGCACGGGCTCGCGACGCCGGAGTACAGCCTGCTCTGCGCACCGGGCAGCGGGCTTCGCTCATTGCAGTACCCGGTGGTCGTCAGGCCGCGCACGGCGACGGGCCGCAGGCCGCGGGTTGCCTCGAATCGCCAGCAACTGATCGAGGCGGTGGCGCAGATCGCCCACCGCGACGGCGTGGCGAGCGTCGTCGAGCCGTTCGTGGCCGGCCGCGAGATCGAGGTTGCGGTGCTCGGCAATCAGCCTGCACGGTGCATGCCGCTGGTCGAGGTGTTGCCGGGCCGGGCCGGACGCGTCTGCCCGGCGGTCATCGATGCGCCGCTGGCGGCAGCCGTGCGCAGCGCGGCGCTGGCAGCCTTCCGCGCCTGCAACTGCCGCGACTATGCGGTCGTGCAGCTGCGCCTCCCGCAGGCGGGAGCGCCGGTGATCGTGGGCCTGGAGACCACGGCGGTGCTGGAGCCGGGCGCCACGTTCGAAGTCGCTGCGGCGACGGCCGGACTCGCGTTTGCCGATCTGGTCGAACTCATCGTCGGCATCGCGCGCGAGCGCTACCGGCCGGAGCCCGGGGCCGCGGGCACGGCGGTCGGCCCGGTACGCGCGACACCGGGCGACGGCAGCGGCGGAGAGCTCGTTGCCGGCTGA
- a CDS encoding DUF1838 family protein, giving the protein MAIIPFETRIDFNSPRWNRDSWARIQGDMNSANERIGHCSGVVLGVRPGEALKPLLGFQTFLATRLLPLPNGDIRRVNKEVIFYTSLTRNGQPADIIDEWKNPYTNETVKVVQVWNDPFNYTISDFLILAPEDFAGDRSKLPKIPLLFPWQELDADTLVLSTDMHLNYPNPLQPEKWPRESSGPKAQVSEMMRYFVRKADLLNPALTAVPYHGTWHRVTPWLPWMLMGQAPGHCMYTSTMVGFDSIEKLPKHVLDYAKKHKPDMLQAPTEDYGPSHSSLEHYAHEQKPAPALR; this is encoded by the coding sequence ATGGCGATCATCCCTTTCGAGACCCGGATCGACTTCAACAGTCCGCGCTGGAACCGCGATTCATGGGCCCGCATCCAGGGCGACATGAACTCCGCCAACGAGCGCATCGGCCACTGCAGCGGCGTCGTCCTCGGCGTGCGTCCCGGCGAAGCGCTCAAGCCTCTGCTCGGCTTCCAGACCTTCCTCGCCACGCGCCTGCTGCCGCTGCCAAACGGCGACATCCGCCGCGTCAACAAGGAAGTGATCTTCTACACGAGCCTCACCCGCAACGGCCAGCCAGCCGACATCATCGACGAGTGGAAGAACCCTTACACCAACGAGACCGTGAAGGTGGTGCAGGTCTGGAACGACCCCTTCAATTACACGATCAGCGACTTCCTGATCCTCGCGCCGGAGGACTTTGCCGGCGACCGCTCGAAACTCCCGAAGATTCCGCTCCTCTTCCCGTGGCAGGAGCTCGACGCCGATACGCTGGTGCTGTCGACCGACATGCACCTGAACTATCCGAACCCGCTGCAGCCGGAGAAATGGCCGCGCGAATCCTCGGGGCCGAAGGCGCAGGTCAGCGAGATGATGCGCTATTTCGTGAGGAAGGCGGACCTGCTGAACCCGGCGCTGACCGCCGTGCCCTACCATGGCACCTGGCATCGCGTCACACCATGGCTGCCGTGGATGCTGATGGGCCAGGCACCGGGCCATTGCATGTACACCTCGACCATGGTCGGCTTCGACTCGATCGAGAAGCTGCCGAAGCACGTGCTCGACTACGCGAAGAAGCACAAGCCCGACATGCTGCAGGCACCAACCGAGGACTACGGCCCCAGCCATTCGAGCCTCGAGCACTACGCGCACGAGCAAAAGCCGGCACCGGCGCTGCGCTGA
- a CDS encoding HlyD family efflux transporter periplasmic adaptor subunit: protein MKPGNTPLDAGDIDQSATLLERQILHRVLPDSSGQDYFVYRAGGSRHGSPIVVALHDIARNAREQVQAFAAVCDRYGAILVAPHFAADRYPNFARLGRSRMKADRGRRADDALVAILADVERLTGIPIERINLFGLGAGGRFALRYAMAFPERVAGAVIASATAFTFPDAGKRFPRGIAPSAKRKDLTFRPAEFLRVPMTVLEEADGAGAARPAVRVVRSPGPPPRERARAWVTAMHEAAAALELEPRVSYREVRAPLGTFTGFSQEPTACERVIEALLLGNLPAVVGPRALVARAADDEWFEFRSLGTEDIAASAPPPTRLQRYALPGVLLAVLLAVVTPLAIWASYRADHVVSREAVVRSYIADVGARVEGVVKSIEVDTGDRVRSGQVVARLEDRHFEARVTQARSQLEKARRELEVERLAIENERQRLSGSLRETSAELAAARASVRAAQSRADEAQRQVELQRSLAGKGLVPAERVRSAETELRTAQALSAEARAAMEAAGAGEDLAVVASKGIAVREKRISVLESEIGTFEAELALANANLEATVIRAPDDGAVVRRIVQPGASVTVGQPVVALWVGEKIWVEAWLDEDDIADVAVGSTAIVTFKSHPNQEFTGVVETLGVSTDLELPETDVPQRRRDRMRDAPVISVRVRLDQPAQDLFPGLSAVVGIRRKAD, encoded by the coding sequence GTGAAGCCCGGCAATACACCGCTGGATGCGGGGGACATCGACCAGAGCGCAACGCTCCTCGAGCGGCAGATCCTGCACCGCGTCCTGCCGGATTCCTCGGGCCAGGACTATTTCGTCTACCGCGCCGGCGGCAGCCGGCACGGTTCGCCGATCGTGGTCGCCCTGCACGACATCGCGCGTAACGCGCGCGAGCAGGTGCAGGCCTTCGCGGCGGTCTGCGATCGTTACGGAGCGATCCTCGTCGCGCCGCATTTTGCCGCCGACCGCTATCCGAATTTCGCACGGCTCGGGCGCAGCCGGATGAAGGCGGATCGCGGCCGGCGTGCCGATGACGCGCTGGTGGCGATCCTCGCCGACGTCGAGCGCCTGACCGGGATTCCCATCGAGCGCATCAACCTGTTCGGCCTCGGGGCCGGTGGCCGTTTCGCGCTGCGTTACGCAATGGCCTTCCCGGAGCGTGTGGCCGGTGCGGTCATTGCATCGGCGACTGCGTTCACCTTTCCGGACGCGGGCAAGCGCTTCCCGCGGGGCATCGCGCCGAGCGCGAAACGCAAGGACCTCACGTTCCGCCCGGCGGAGTTCCTGCGGGTGCCGATGACCGTGCTCGAGGAAGCCGATGGTGCCGGTGCCGCCAGGCCCGCGGTGCGGGTGGTCCGATCCCCCGGCCCGCCGCCGCGCGAGAGGGCGCGCGCCTGGGTCACCGCGATGCACGAGGCAGCGGCGGCCCTTGAACTCGAACCGCGCGTCTCCTACCGGGAGGTCCGTGCACCGCTCGGCACGTTCACCGGCTTTTCGCAGGAGCCGACGGCGTGCGAGCGCGTCATCGAGGCCCTGCTGCTCGGCAATCTGCCCGCGGTCGTCGGGCCCCGGGCCTTGGTGGCGCGGGCCGCCGACGACGAGTGGTTCGAGTTTCGCTCGCTCGGCACCGAGGACATCGCGGCGAGCGCGCCGCCCCCAACGCGCCTGCAGCGATACGCGTTGCCGGGCGTGTTGCTCGCGGTGCTGCTTGCGGTCGTGACGCCGCTGGCGATCTGGGCCAGTTACCGGGCCGATCACGTGGTGTCGCGCGAGGCGGTGGTGCGCAGTTACATTGCTGACGTCGGCGCGCGGGTGGAGGGCGTGGTGAAAAGCATCGAGGTCGATACCGGCGATCGGGTGCGCTCAGGCCAGGTGGTCGCACGCCTGGAGGACCGGCATTTCGAGGCCAGGGTGACGCAGGCGCGTTCGCAACTCGAGAAGGCGCGTCGCGAACTCGAGGTCGAGCGCCTCGCCATCGAAAACGAACGCCAGCGGCTGTCCGGTTCGCTGCGCGAGACGTCGGCGGAACTCGCTGCGGCGCGAGCCTCGGTGCGCGCCGCACAGTCGCGGGCCGACGAAGCGCAGCGGCAGGTCGAATTGCAGCGCTCGCTGGCTGGCAAGGGACTGGTGCCCGCCGAGCGTGTGCGCTCGGCGGAAACGGAGCTGCGCACGGCGCAGGCGCTTTCCGCTGAGGCGCGCGCCGCCATGGAGGCGGCCGGCGCCGGCGAGGATCTCGCCGTGGTGGCATCCAAGGGGATTGCAGTCCGGGAGAAGCGCATCTCCGTCCTCGAGTCGGAGATCGGGACATTCGAGGCGGAGCTGGCCCTCGCGAACGCCAACCTCGAGGCCACCGTCATCCGTGCTCCCGACGACGGTGCGGTGGTGCGGCGCATCGTCCAGCCGGGAGCGTCAGTCACCGTCGGCCAGCCGGTGGTCGCCCTGTGGGTCGGCGAGAAGATCTGGGTCGAGGCCTGGCTCGACGAGGACGACATCGCCGACGTCGCAGTGGGCAGTACCGCCATCGTCACCTTCAAGTCGCACCCGAACCAGGAGTTCACCGGGGTCGTAGAAACCCTCGGCGTGTCCACCGACCTCGAATTGCCGGAGACCGATGTCCCGCAGCGCCGCCGCGACCGGATGCGCGATGCGCCCGTGATCAGCGTGCGGGTGCGCCTCGACCAGCCGGCGCAGGACCTGTTCCCCGGCCTGTCGGCCGTCGTCGGAATCCGCCGGAAGGCGGACTGA
- a CDS encoding cyanophycinase, with protein sequence MPADDGKRGTIVAIGGREVPGSDLEVLATFVACCGGPDARLVVLSAASRDPASRRRVYESAFRTLGVAEVAHFHQEHREEAADPALLAAIDAADGVFFTGGSQLKLVSTIGGTPLAARLVERHRSGMTLGGSSAGASAMSAVMIARGTGRMAARLGSVRMSPGLGYLPDIIVDQHFRERDRFGRLLATVLCNPSMLGFGLDEDTAFILDGTDRVSVCGSGTLTIVDGTQLQATDIDAVPDYAPAAFAGMRLHALSAGWSFDLGTRRVSAPVAALAAPECEITDDWPAPGPGASCEDEFAPAAGAAESHAGPARSR encoded by the coding sequence TTGCCGGCTGACGACGGCAAGCGCGGGACGATCGTCGCGATCGGTGGCCGCGAGGTTCCGGGCAGCGACCTCGAGGTGCTGGCGACCTTCGTCGCCTGCTGCGGCGGGCCCGACGCGCGCCTCGTCGTGCTCTCGGCGGCCTCGCGCGACCCGGCCTCGCGCCGGCGCGTGTATGAATCTGCCTTTCGCACGCTCGGTGTGGCCGAAGTCGCGCATTTTCACCAGGAGCACCGCGAAGAGGCGGCGGATCCGGCGTTGCTGGCCGCCATCGACGCGGCCGACGGCGTATTCTTCACGGGTGGCAGCCAGCTCAAGCTGGTGTCGACCATCGGCGGCACGCCGCTCGCGGCGCGCCTCGTCGAGCGCCACCGCAGCGGGATGACGCTCGGTGGCAGCAGCGCCGGTGCGTCGGCGATGAGTGCGGTGATGATCGCGCGCGGCACGGGACGCATGGCGGCGCGGCTCGGCTCGGTGCGCATGTCGCCCGGGCTGGGTTACCTGCCGGACATCATCGTCGATCAGCACTTTCGCGAGCGTGACCGCTTCGGCCGGCTGCTGGCCACCGTGCTGTGCAATCCGTCGATGCTGGGTTTCGGCCTCGATGAGGACACCGCATTCATCCTCGACGGGACGGATCGCGTCAGCGTCTGCGGCAGCGGTACGCTGACGATCGTGGACGGCACGCAGCTGCAGGCCACCGACATCGACGCCGTGCCAGACTACGCGCCGGCTGCCTTTGCCGGCATGCGCCTGCACGCGTTGAGCGCCGGCTGGTCATTCGATCTCGGGACGCGGCGGGTCTCGGCGCCGGTGGCGGCGCTCGCCGCGCCGGAATGCGAAATTACGGACGACTGGCCCGCGCCCGGCCCTGGCGCTTCCTGCGAGGACGAGTTTGCGCCCGCGGCCGGCGCGGCCGAAAGTCACGCAGGGCCTGCTCGATCTCGCTGA
- a CDS encoding DUF1244 domain-containing protein, translating to MDEDHQVELEAAAFRRLLAHLDARSDVQNIELMTLAGFCRNCLARWYREAASERGIAMSDEAARERVYGIPYAEWKLKHQR from the coding sequence ATGGACGAGGACCATCAGGTCGAACTCGAGGCGGCCGCATTTCGCCGGCTGCTGGCACACCTCGACGCGCGCAGCGATGTGCAGAACATCGAGCTCATGACGCTCGCCGGCTTCTGCCGCAACTGCCTGGCACGCTGGTACCGCGAAGCGGCCAGCGAGCGCGGCATCGCCATGAGCGACGAGGCGGCGCGCGAGCGCGTCTACGGTATCCCGTACGCGGAGTGGAAACTGAAACACCAGCGTTGA
- a CDS encoding DUF1611 domain-containing protein: MRRLDHERLEAAKFGFVTRRVAVGQIETLVVGNLAPRAGDLVLARVEKVGHHSRVQMPSGRRSQLFAGDEVVVCYGNRYAPNQFEALIPPDLGPCHLVAGGGIASEVLSAHSQMRAATRLRPVGLLGDAENRRLNIGDFGLPAPRAAVNPAIPVIVVVGTSMDAGKTTAVSHLVKGAARAGMCVGAGKATGTGAGNDVWSMEDAGAHQVLDFTDFGHATTYRLAIPEVEAILQKMAIYLQQARADIVIIEIADGLLQQETAALLQSPTFTNLVRGVIFCAGDAMGAEAGVNWLEQRGIPTLAVTGVLTASPLAIQEARQVTSLPVLRCDELATPAVVRELLAVPTGGGAAMLGA, from the coding sequence GTGCGGCGACTCGATCACGAGCGGCTCGAGGCCGCGAAGTTCGGGTTCGTCACTCGCCGCGTCGCGGTAGGCCAGATCGAGACTCTGGTGGTCGGCAACCTCGCCCCCCGGGCAGGCGACCTCGTGCTCGCGCGCGTGGAGAAGGTCGGTCACCACAGTCGCGTCCAGATGCCCTCGGGACGGCGCTCACAGCTGTTCGCCGGCGACGAGGTCGTGGTCTGCTACGGCAACCGCTACGCGCCGAACCAGTTCGAGGCCCTGATCCCGCCCGATCTCGGCCCCTGCCATCTGGTCGCCGGCGGCGGCATTGCGTCCGAAGTGCTATCGGCGCACAGCCAGATGCGGGCGGCCACGCGGCTGCGCCCCGTCGGATTGCTCGGCGATGCCGAGAACCGGCGACTGAACATCGGCGACTTCGGCCTGCCGGCCCCGCGCGCCGCCGTCAACCCCGCCATCCCGGTCATCGTGGTGGTCGGCACCAGCATGGACGCAGGCAAGACCACCGCGGTTTCCCACCTGGTCAAGGGCGCCGCACGCGCCGGCATGTGCGTCGGCGCCGGCAAGGCCACCGGCACTGGCGCCGGCAACGATGTCTGGTCGATGGAGGACGCCGGTGCGCACCAGGTGCTCGACTTCACGGACTTCGGCCATGCCACCACCTACCGGCTGGCCATCCCGGAGGTCGAGGCCATCCTCCAGAAAATGGCCATCTACCTGCAGCAGGCACGCGCCGACATCGTGATCATCGAAATCGCCGACGGCCTGCTGCAACAGGAGACCGCGGCGTTGCTGCAATCGCCGACTTTCACCAACCTCGTGCGCGGCGTCATCTTCTGTGCGGGTGACGCGATGGGCGCCGAGGCCGGCGTGAACTGGCTCGAACAGCGCGGCATCCCGACGCTCGCGGTGACCGGCGTTCTGACGGCCTCCCCGCTCGCCATCCAGGAAGCCCGGCAGGTGACGTCACTGCCCGTCCTGCGCTGTGACGAACTCGCGACGCCGGCCGTGGTGCGCGAACTGCTGGCCGTGCCTACCGGTGGCGGCGCCGCCATGCTGGGCGCCTGA
- the murI gene encoding glutamate racemase, with amino-acid sequence MSAATAIGVFDSGVGGLTVLRALRAALPAGDFLYLGDTARLPYGTKSPASVIRYAEQAADVLVAAGLRCLVVACNTASAVALDALRRRYAPLPVIGVVEPGARAACAASRNGRIAVIATESTVRAGAYEQAIRRIRTDCDVVSTPCQLFVALAEEGWIDGEIAEAVARRYLGPILAAAARPDVLLLGCTHFPVLAPAIARIAGPGIRIVDSAATTAAAVSESLGPLRAAGGGRMQLLATDGAARFARVGPAFLGEPIDPAQVEIVDLG; translated from the coding sequence GTGAGCGCCGCGACCGCCATTGGCGTGTTCGACTCCGGTGTGGGCGGGCTCACGGTTCTGCGTGCGCTGCGCGCGGCACTGCCTGCCGGGGACTTCCTCTATCTCGGCGACACCGCGCGGCTGCCCTATGGCACCAAGAGTCCCGCGTCGGTCATTCGCTACGCCGAACAGGCGGCCGACGTGCTGGTCGCGGCGGGGCTGCGTTGCCTCGTGGTCGCGTGCAATACGGCGTCGGCCGTTGCGCTCGACGCCCTGCGCCGGCGCTACGCGCCGCTGCCGGTGATCGGCGTGGTCGAGCCGGGCGCGCGGGCGGCCTGTGCCGCCAGTCGCAACGGACGCATTGCGGTCATCGCCACCGAGAGTACCGTGCGGGCCGGCGCCTACGAGCAGGCGATCCGTCGCATCCGCACGGATTGCGACGTGGTCTCCACGCCCTGCCAGCTCTTCGTGGCGCTGGCCGAGGAGGGCTGGATCGACGGTGAAATCGCCGAGGCGGTGGCGCGCCGTTACCTCGGCCCGATACTGGCCGCTGCGGCCCGCCCGGATGTGCTGCTGCTCGGCTGCACGCATTTCCCGGTGCTGGCGCCGGCCATTGCGAGGATCGCCGGGCCGGGCATCCGCATCGTGGATTCTGCCGCGACTACTGCGGCGGCGGTGAGCGAATCACTGGGCCCGCTGCGCGCGGCCGGTGGCGGGCGGATGCAATTGCTGGCGACCGACGGCGCCGCGCGCTTCGCCCGCGTCGGCCCGGCCTTCCTCGGCGAACCGATCGACCCGGCGCAGGTCGAGATCGTCGATCTCGGCTAG
- a CDS encoding DUF1611 domain-containing protein encodes MDELELDSDLAPAGPRRRIADAERVRAAHWAFVTRRVSRDQEFRVSRRPLAPRAGDLVLARIGKPGLHRGLQLPGGRTRSLGAGDEIVVAYGDCNATGQFEAVVPETVGACHLVAAGGVAAQVLSWNTRIGRAPTLIAPIGFLIDAGGERVKLADFALEPAVPPAATLPVTIAVVGTSVAAGKTVAAAALAHGLGQAGLRVGYAKVNGTSDANDTWLLRDAGAAAALDFTDAGHASTCRVSAAELERSLGVLVAHLVRADADVIVLELADGIRQPETAALLESALLKSITGAVFLAARDAMGAAAGVGWLKKRGLPVAGIGGVLTRAPLGRSEAATATGLAIYRREDLARPKVARTLLAGIRKFRMISGGNDARPDSAGHGREITAGA; translated from the coding sequence ATGGACGAACTGGAACTCGACAGCGATCTGGCGCCGGCCGGGCCCCGCCGGCGGATCGCCGACGCCGAGCGCGTGCGCGCGGCGCATTGGGCGTTCGTGACACGACGCGTCTCGCGTGACCAGGAATTTCGCGTCAGCCGCCGGCCGCTTGCGCCACGCGCGGGCGACCTGGTGCTCGCACGAATCGGCAAGCCCGGCTTGCATCGCGGCCTGCAATTGCCCGGCGGACGCACACGCTCGCTCGGGGCCGGCGACGAGATCGTCGTCGCTTACGGTGACTGCAATGCAACCGGCCAGTTCGAGGCCGTGGTGCCCGAGACGGTGGGAGCTTGCCACCTGGTCGCCGCCGGTGGCGTCGCCGCGCAGGTGCTGTCCTGGAATACGCGCATCGGTCGCGCGCCTACGCTCATCGCCCCAATCGGTTTTCTCATCGACGCGGGCGGCGAGCGCGTGAAGCTGGCCGATTTTGCGCTCGAGCCGGCGGTGCCGCCGGCGGCAACGCTGCCGGTGACCATCGCCGTCGTCGGCACGTCGGTGGCGGCGGGCAAGACAGTGGCGGCCGCCGCGCTTGCCCACGGCCTGGGCCAGGCGGGCCTGCGCGTCGGGTATGCCAAGGTCAACGGCACCAGCGATGCGAACGACACCTGGCTGCTGCGCGACGCCGGTGCCGCGGCGGCGCTTGATTTCACCGACGCTGGCCATGCGTCCACTTGTCGGGTATCCGCGGCGGAACTCGAGCGCAGTCTCGGCGTGCTGGTGGCGCACCTCGTCCGGGCCGATGCGGACGTCATCGTGCTCGAACTGGCCGACGGCATACGCCAGCCGGAGACCGCGGCCCTGCTCGAATCGGCGCTCCTCAAATCGATCACCGGCGCGGTGTTCCTCGCGGCCCGCGATGCCATGGGTGCTGCAGCCGGCGTCGGCTGGCTGAAGAAGCGTGGATTGCCCGTGGCAGGAATCGGCGGCGTGCTGACGCGCGCGCCGCTCGGGCGGTCGGAGGCCGCGACTGCCACGGGTCTTGCGATTTACAGGCGGGAAGATCTCGCGCGGCCGAAGGTGGCCCGCACGCTTCTCGCCGGAATCCGGAAATTCAGGATGATCAGCGGAGGCAACGATGCTCGCCCCGACAGCGCGGGTCACGGACGCGAAATCACCGCCGGCGCCTAG